A window of Adhaeribacter arboris genomic DNA:
CGCCGTATAGAGTAAAGTCCCTCATATAGGACAAACTTAATAGCCTAACAATAAAAGTTAAATTTGGAAATGCGGATAGGAATAGATAAAATTTGGGTATACCGAATTATACCATTACAAAATTTAAAATATATTCTTCGCGACGGCTTATATTGCAAAAATGCAGGTAAGAAAGATATGGAATTTGTGACTATTGGCAGCAAAGAAATTATTTCTCAGCGAGATACTAGAATTGTTAAATGTTATCCTGATACAGTAGTAAATGACTATGTTCCATTTTATTTTTCGTTTCGGACACCTATGCTTTACAACATTATAACAGGGCATGGTGTACCGGCTAGTCCTCAAAAAGATATTATTTATCTTTGTTTTAAATTAGAAGAATTAGCTTGCGATATTTTTCAATGGTGTTTTACAGATGGTAATGCTGCAAAAAGTATATCAAAATTTTCTAAAAAGATTCAAAGTATCGAGCGGTTAGACTGGCATTCAATCAGGACAACAGATTTTAGAGATGAAAATGCAGATGGAGATGAAGATAGGGTTAGAAAGAAGCATGCTGAGTTCTTAGTAAAAGACCATGTTCCTGTTAGCTTTATTAAAGGAATAGGTGTAATAAATAATGAGGTTAAAGAAGATGTGGAAGAAATATTGGCAGAATTTAATTTGACAATTGAGGTTAAAATAAAAAAAGAATATTACTTCTTATGAAATACATAAAGGGAAATCTGCTTGAAGCTGAAACTAAAGCTTTAGTTAATACAGTAAATACAGTTGGTGTAATGGGGAAAGGAATTGCATTGCAATTTAAGGAACGTTTCCCTATGAACTTTAAAATATACGCAGATGCATGCAAAAAAGGTGAAATGCAGGTCGGGAAAATGCTGGTAGTAAAAGAAAATACATTTAACGATGAAAAAATAATTATCAATTTTCCTACTAAAATTGAATGGTTTAAAAAGTCTCAATATAGTTTTATTGAAGATGGTCTGAAAGACTTAGTAAAAGTTATAAATGAATATAAAATTCAAAGCATTGCTATTCCTCCTTTAGGATGTGGTAATGGAGGGTTAAAATGGGAAAAGGTTAAATTACTAATGGATAAATATCTAGGGCATCTCTCTAACGTAAATATTCAGATCTTCGAACCAAATGATGCTGTGAAAGAAATACTACAAAAGGAAGAAGTAAAAAAGAAATTGGTCTTACAGCTGCAAGAGCAATGTTGCTTTATGCTCTTTATAAATATGAAAGATTAGGAGAAATGGCCACTATTTTTGCTGCAAATAAGCTTGCTTACTTTCTTCAAAAAAGCGGTGAACCAATGCGATTACAATTTGTACCATATAAATATGGTCCCTATGCACAAGCAATTGAAAAAGTTTTATATGCCTTAAATGGAAAATATTTAAAAGGAATTGAGCAAATGCAAGCAAGAGCATTTGAACCTTTACAATTAAATTATGAAATGTATGATGAGGTAGAAAAATATGTAAATACAAGTTTAAGTTCTGACCAGAAGCAAAGATTAGAAAGTGTTTTCAAAATCATTGACGGATTTGAAACAACACTTTCATTAGAAATTCTTTCTTCTACTCATTTTTTAATCAGTGAAAATCCTAAGATAACAGAAGATGAGCTTTTTGAAAAAATTCAAGATTGGAATGAAAGGAAGAAAACCATTGTCACAAAAGAATATATTCATATTGCCATAGAGCACTTACGGGCATATGGAGCGCAACTAAATTTTGCATAATTCAAAAATGTTTAGAATTAGAAATACTTAAGAAATACTTAAGAAATGCTACACATTCCCTAAGTACGTTACTCTGCCAGTCAGGTAGACTGAAAATTAGCCATTAATCACGCGTATTTTTTTAAGCAGTCTGGAAAGCTTCTAGTAAAATTAATCTTTAAGTGTTTATTCCAATAACAATAGAGATTGCCAGAAAGCTACAGCATTTTACCCTGCTTAACTTTAGAATGGTTTTCCCTGCTTTGCTTATGATACCGGCAGAATTTCTACCTGAGCTAAATAGTAAGGCTACTTTAATAGAATCACGTTTAATTGCCATATTATTTGGATAAAGGAGTTGAGATACTTCCGGCAACTATCCGTCCTTTTTACTTTCAAACCTGAACCACCTCCATATTTAACAAGGCACCCAGTTTTTTAATTTTGCTCGCAATATGACCAATGCCTACAGCACAATGATGCGCGGGACCGTAGCTATTCCAGGTTTGCACAAATTTTCGGGCTCCTAAAGAGAAGCGGTAGCGGCTATTGGTATTGCCTATTTCCAGGATGGGGCCGGGTACCGATTCGGCTTCGGCTACCAGCAGGAGCAGTTTGCCATCCATTTTTTCTACTACCGACAACAGCGTAACCGGGCCATTTTTTACCGACATTTCTACGGATAACCCTTTTCCTACTTTACCGTGGTAGACTTGCAAGGGCCGCACTTTAATCTTTCCTTCGGCAATAGCCATGTGTCCGGGTCCATCGTGCCCCATTAGCACCACATCAGCGTTATAATCCATCGCGTAATATTCCGTGAACGACCCACCGGCGTTAAAACTATCCATGATTTTCATGGCCTGGGCATTCTTAATTTCGTATTCACCGGCTACCGGCACGCCGTGGGCCGTCAGTAAAGAATTACCCAGAATAATGGAACTGATGGTGTCTTCGTTGTCAAAATTTCCGGTGCCCTTGTAGTAATAAGCCAGGGAACCCAGTTGGTATTTGGCCACTAATCTATCCAGGGCAATTGAAGTGCGGGCGGCTCGTTGCAGCTCCTCTACCGAACAATCCGGTTGTACTGCAAAAGCTTCGTAAAAAAGTTCCACCCGGGTTTGAATTTCCGTATCCGTGACTTTTTTCCGGAAAGTGGCGAGTTCCTCTACTTCAATCATCTCCATATGTCCGCCAAAGTGCGCGTATTGCTGAGTCAGGTCGGTGTAGATATCGAGCATGCCGCTGTAATAATGCCCCATGCAGCCCAAACGATTATGAAACATAATATGAGCTACTTTTGCCGCTTCCACCCACTCGCTTACTTCGGTCCAGCATTCCTCGTCTTGGTGCAGCAGGCCCGTTATTTGGTGAAATTGAATGCCGGTCCGGCTAAAAACATTGGCTATCTCGGGCACCGGGCAAGTCGAACAAAAAGCTAGCCATTCCCCCGTCATTTTAACCCGGTTGCTCATTTGATTAAAAGCTGCGTAATCAATGGCCGCTTCCGGCGACAGGTTCAGAATAATGACCGGTACTTTGGCTCTTTGCACTACCGGCAAAATGGTAGACGATAACGCATAAGTAGTTACGTACAAAAAAATTAAATCTACATCTCCTTGCCGGAATGTGTGACCGGCCGCAAAAGCTTTATCCGGCGTATCAATCAACCCCAGGTTTACTACCTGCGGATGCAATGCCCGCAATTTATTTTCTACTTCCGATACGTATCCTTCCAGCCGTTCTTTTAACCCTTCAAACTGCTCCCAATACGCTTCTAAGCCCACCCCGAACAAACCTATTTTAAGCGACGAATAAGCCTCCGTTTTTATATTTCTCTCCTTCATTTGTTCTTGGTATATATCTAGAGCAGTGAGCTTCGGTGGAGCTGATGATGGTAGCATAATGCGTGTTATTTAATTTAAGGACTGTAACGTTTTACTGATAAAATAGGTAAATCTGGTCTGGAATTATATGTAATTAAATGGCGATTAACTAGTGCTAGTTTTTTGCATTAACTAGCACTAGTGTTAAGCAAAGCGTTACTGGTGCTTCATGGACAAAAACGCAGTCTCCGGACTGACGTATTCCTAATGATAATAATCCGCCAGTCCGGAGACTGACTCTTGTTACTTAGGCACCAGTCCCGCTGCGCTAAGACTTGCGCCAGTCGAGTCTGAAGCCAGTTTACAACCGTTCTATCTGGTGAAACCCGGCAGGTTTTCAAAACCTGCCGGGTTTGCATCCTCAACCAGCATTGAAACGGACCAAGACTATTACGTTCGCTAAAAATATAGCTGGCGCGAGCGTCTACGCCCGTGGCTACTATCCGGGAGGCCTCTGGCCGGGCGAACGGATAGACAATCTTTCAAAGCAATCTCGTTAAATTCCAACCGGCCAGAGGCCGGACAATACGCCTCACGAGCGAGGACGCTCGCGATAGTACCATTATTGTTCGGACAAAACAACCTTTATCTTCCAAAGGGAACTTACT
This region includes:
- the darG gene encoding type II toxin-antitoxin system antitoxin DNA ADP-ribosyl glycohydrolase DarG → MKYIKGNLLEAETKALVNTVNTVGVMGKGIALQFKERFPMNFKIYADACKKGEMQVGKMLVVKENTFNDEKIIINFPTKIEWFKKSQYSFIEDGLKDLVKVINEYKIQSIAIPPLGCGNGGLKWEKVKLLMDKYLGHLSNVNIQIFEPNDAVKEILQKEEVKKKLVLQLQEQCCFMLFINMKD
- the darT gene encoding type II toxin-antitoxin system toxin DNA ADP-ribosyl transferase DarT — its product is MRIGIDKIWVYRIIPLQNLKYILRDGLYCKNAGKKDMEFVTIGSKEIISQRDTRIVKCYPDTVVNDYVPFYFSFRTPMLYNIITGHGVPASPQKDIIYLCFKLEELACDIFQWCFTDGNAAKSISKFSKKIQSIERLDWHSIRTTDFRDENADGDEDRVRKKHAEFLVKDHVPVSFIKGIGVINNEVKEDVEEILAEFNLTIEVKIKKEYYFL
- a CDS encoding arabinose isomerase produces the protein MLPSSAPPKLTALDIYQEQMKERNIKTEAYSSLKIGLFGVGLEAYWEQFEGLKERLEGYVSEVENKLRALHPQVVNLGLIDTPDKAFAAGHTFRQGDVDLIFLYVTTYALSSTILPVVQRAKVPVIILNLSPEAAIDYAAFNQMSNRVKMTGEWLAFCSTCPVPEIANVFSRTGIQFHQITGLLHQDEECWTEVSEWVEAAKVAHIMFHNRLGCMGHYYSGMLDIYTDLTQQYAHFGGHMEMIEVEELATFRKKVTDTEIQTRVELFYEAFAVQPDCSVEELQRAARTSIALDRLVAKYQLGSLAYYYKGTGNFDNEDTISSIILGNSLLTAHGVPVAGEYEIKNAQAMKIMDSFNAGGSFTEYYAMDYNADVVLMGHDGPGHMAIAEGKIKVRPLQVYHGKVGKGLSVEMSVKNGPVTLLSVVEKMDGKLLLLVAEAESVPGPILEIGNTNSRYRFSLGARKFVQTWNSYGPAHHCAVGIGHIASKIKKLGALLNMEVVQV